The Sinomicrobium kalidii region GTCTTTGGAAATCCCTTCTTTAATTGCTTTGGGAGCGCTGTCTACGACCTCTTTGGCTTCTTTAAGTCCGAGACCTGTAAGCTCTTTTACCAGCTTAACAACCGCCAGCTTAGAACCTCCTGCAGCCGTAAGGATTACGTCAAATTCAGTTTTCTCTTCAGCTTCTTCACCACCACCGGCGGCAGCTCCGCCACCAGCTACAGCTACTGCAGCAGCAGCAGGCTCAATGCCGTATTCTTCTTTTAATATGTCGGCCAACTCGTTTACTTCTTTTACCGTTAAGTTAACCAATTGTTCTGCAAAATCTTTCAAATCTGCCATTTCTATCGTTTTTAGAATTTTAAAATATAATTGTTTATAAGTGCGTACTTATTCTTTCTCTGATAAAGTCTTGAGGATACCTGCAAGTTTTCCGCCACCGGATTTGAGACCGGAAATAACATTCTTGGCAGGAGATTGCAGCAAGCCGATAATATCTCCGATAACCTCTTCTTTGGACTTGATGTTTACGAGTGTATCCAGTTGTTCATCGCCAACATAGATCGCTTCTTCTATAAACGCACCTTTCAGAAGGGGTTTATCCGATTTTTTCCGGAAATCTTTGATCAGCTTGGCCGGTGTATTACCGGTTTCCGAGAACATCAGAGAGGTATTGCCTTTTAAAACGGTAGGCAGCTCTCCGAAATCTTTATCAGATGCTTCCATTGCCTTGGCCAGCAATGTATTTTTTACAACTGCAAGTTTTACATTAGCCTTAAAACACGCCCTACGCAAATTAGAGGTAGTTGCCGCATCCAAGCCTGATATATCTGCCAGGTAGATATTTCCATTATCCGCCAACTGTGCAGTTAGATCACTAATTACCGTTGCTTTTTCTTCTCTCGTCATGATTAAAAGAATTATTAACTACCAAATTAAACTGCCTTAGGGTCTACAGGTACGCTCGGGCTCATTGTACTTGACAAATGAATGCTCTTTATATACGTACCTTTAGCTGCAGTCGGTTTTAATTTTATTAAAGTTTGAATGAGTTCATTCGCGTTTCCGGCAATTTTTTCCGGAGTGAATGAAGCTTTTGCAATCGAAGTATGTACGATCCCGGTCTTGTCTACCTTAAAATCGATCTTACCGGCCTTTACTTCGCCAACGGCCTTGGCCACGTCCATGGTCACGGTGCCGGTCTTCGGGTTGGGCATTAATCCGCGGGGTCCGAGAATACGTCCCAGCGGGCCCAGTTTACCCATTACACTCGGCATGGTAATGATCACATCCACATCAGTCCA contains the following coding sequences:
- the rplL gene encoding 50S ribosomal protein L7/L12, which translates into the protein MADLKDFAEQLVNLTVKEVNELADILKEEYGIEPAAAAVAVAGGGAAAGGGEEAEEKTEFDVILTAAGGSKLAVVKLVKELTGLGLKEAKEVVDSAPKAIKEGISKDEAEGIKSSLEEAGAEVELK
- the rplJ gene encoding 50S ribosomal protein L10 — translated: MTREEKATVISDLTAQLADNGNIYLADISGLDAATTSNLRRACFKANVKLAVVKNTLLAKAMEASDKDFGELPTVLKGNTSLMFSETGNTPAKLIKDFRKKSDKPLLKGAFIEEAIYVGDEQLDTLVNIKSKEEVIGDIIGLLQSPAKNVISGLKSGGGKLAGILKTLSEKE
- the rplA gene encoding 50S ribosomal protein L1, which produces MAKLTKKQKEALAKIDKNKLYSVNEASALVKEVTNVKFDASVDIAVRLGVDPRKANQMVRGVVTLPHGTGKDVRVLALVTPDKEAEAKEAGADYVGLDEYLQKIKDGWTDVDVIITMPSVMGKLGPLGRILGPRGLMPNPKTGTVTMDVAKAVGEVKAGKIDFKVDKTGIVHTSIAKASFTPEKIAGNANELIQTLIKLKPTAAKGTYIKSIHLSSTMSPSVPVDPKAV